In Sander lucioperca isolate FBNREF2018 chromosome 21, SLUC_FBN_1.2, whole genome shotgun sequence, the following proteins share a genomic window:
- the LOC116059693 gene encoding transmembrane channel-like protein 6 isoform X5 yields MAYSVNICQMDSESDFENLGESEPGQDSFQLVAEPAVSTQRCPQTLQMDVFRECTRINTEQLPLTASGHMRDETLDREQMNSLQRHRWSAATLKVLASMPSRTAGINSAAVIPRHARNLSRLHQHQTCQDSSQPSRPMQEDFVQANIEEELSNEENKKEQLVSILRGLSVSEGMSKLRASPLSLADKMEVRQLAFSDVAESSLIRNIPCYSRLSMSVSRTWHHCLFSCLPVLTSLQLWHSPIKRLSGRFGTGVLSYFLFLRTLLLFNLLLFVINGLFLVFPQAVNPPPRPHDSDLNNFTGLELLTGTGYLSQSVMFYGYYTNTILKNCRAVNSTAAESPDLPVCDSNKPQKVLYSIPAAYFFTIAIAFFTICIILVYSISKAFGRGFQVLKSNGNLAVKVFCSWDFKVSKKTSVRLQSEKISTQLKELLSEMFHGENKKSCMQRLCRLMVQLVAWAACLATIFLSAMAVHYLSEDAIKSSPLKETELLLLAAVVSGINLLLPGLFNLCAWVENYDSPSVLVYVSIFRNLLLKVTIVGVLCFRWLGRIAVEPKRYGLQCWETFVGQELYRLLLMDFIFTVLYTFFGEFLWRLFTKQVLKRNRMPVFDIARNVLELIYGQTLTCSSQVRGAVCSTASCSPDHKTVCAILHEEVWC; encoded by the exons ATGgcatacagtgtcaacatttGTCAAATGGATTCCGAGTCTGACTTTGA GAACCTGGGAGAAAGTGAACCAGGTCAGGACTCCTTCCAGCTCGTTGCAGAACCAGCAGTCAGCACCCAGAGGTGTCCTCAAACCCTACAAATGGATGTTTTTAGGGAATGCACACGTATAAATACAGAACAACTGCCACTTACTGCAAGCGGCCACATGAGAGACGAGACACTCGACAGGGAGCAGATGAACTCTCTACAGAGGCATCGCTGGTCAGCTGCTACCTTAAAGGTCCTTGCCTCAATGCCCAGTCGCACTGCTG GAATAAATAGCGCTGCAGTAATTCCCCGACATGCCAGAAACTTGTCTCGGTTACACCAACACCAAACCTGCCAAGATTCTTCTCAGCCCTCCAGACCAATGCAGGAAGACTTTGTCCAGGCCAATATCGAGGAGGAACTCAGTAATGAAG AAAACAAGAAGGAGCAGTTGGTGTCCATCCTCCGAGGCCTCTCAGTGAGCGAGGGCATGAGCAAGCTGCGAGCCTCGCCGCTCAGCCTGGCAGATAAGATGGAAGTCAG GCAACTTGCTTTTAGTGACGTAGCTGAGAGTTCACTCATCAGAAATATCCCATGCTACAGTCGTCTAAGTATGTCAGTTTCAAGG ACTTGGCATCACTGCCTGTTTAGCTGCCTACCTGTCCTCACTTCCCTCCAGCTGTGGCATTCACCCATAAAGAGACTGAGCGGACGTTTCGGAACCGGGGTACTTTCCTACTTCCTGTTTCTCCGGACCCTCCTGCTCTTTAACCTCCTCCTTTTCGTCATCAACGGCCTGTTCCTGGTCTTCCCTCAAGCCGTCAACCCTCCTCCCCGTCCTCATGACTCTGATCTCAACAATTTCACTGGCCTTGAGCTTCTCACAGGCACT GGCTACCTCTCTCAGAGTGTGATGTTTTATGGCTACTACACCAACACCATTCTCAAAAACTGTCGAGCTGTTAACTCCACTGCTGCTGAATCCCCTGATCTGCCAGTCTGTGATTCCAACAAGCCCCAGAAAGTGCTGTACAGTATACCTGCAGCCTATTTCTTTACCATCGCCATCGCCTTCTTCACAATCTGCATCATCCTCGTGTACAG CATATCCAAGGCCTTCGGGAGAGGTTTTCAAGTCCTCAAGTCTAATGGGAATCTGGCGGTAAAAGTTTTCTGCTCCTGGGACTTTAAAGTTAGCAAGAAGACGTCTGTCAGACTGCAGTCTGAGAAAATCAGTACTCAGCTCAAA GAACTGCTGTCTGAGATGTTCcatggagaaaataaaaagagctgCATGCAGCGACTCTGCCGCCTCATGGTGCAACTGGTGGCATGGGCTGCATGTCTGGCAACCATCTTCCTGAGCGCCATGGCAGTCCACTACCTGTCAGAG GATGCCATTAAATCAAGTCCTTTGAAAGAAACTGAGCTGCTGCTCTTGGCTGCAGTGGTGTCAGGCATTAACCTGTTACTCCCGGGCCTCTTCAATCTGTGTGCTTGGGTCGAGAATTATGACTCACCCAGTGTTCTCGTCTATGTCTCCATCTTTAG GAACCTGTTGTTGAAAGTCACTATTGTTGGAGTGCTGTGTTTCCGCTGGCTGGGGAGAATTGCTGTGGAACCAAAACGTTATGGTTTACAG TGTTGGGAGACCTTTGTGGGGCAAGAACTGTATCGCTTGCTCCTGATGGACTTTATCTTCACAGTGCTTTACACTTTTTTCGGAGAGTTCCTGTGGAG GCTCTTTACAAAGCAAGTGCTGAAAAGGAACAGGATGCCAGTGTTTGACATTGCTCGTAATGTGCTGGAACTCATATATGGACAAACCCTTACTTG TTCTTCCCAGGTTCGGGGTGCTGTTTGCTCCACTGCTTCCTGCAGTCCAGATCATAAAACTGTTTGTGCTATTCTACATGAAGAAG TCTGGTGCTGA